In the Bacteroides sp. genome, one interval contains:
- a CDS encoding aminotransferase class IV, which yields MPSKISFNGKLLDRDGFGLSLANRSFRYGDGLFETIRVENGKVLWAERHFQRLSKDSGLLKMELPSGYDQEKFARDILNLYRENHKEDEPARVRFALFRQEGGFYTPQLNGVDYLIETSPLKSAYYSLNKKGLLVDIFEDYYKSCHALSNIKSSSALVYVMAGIFCKEKGLDDCLLINDERLLAEATSSNLFLVKDKRIVTPSLDQACVEGVMRSVVIDLARSQGIGVEERPLESFELSDADEIFLTNAISGIQWVVGFREKRFYNKMARTLEGLLNRAARDYVLKHH from the coding sequence ATGCCAAGTAAGATATCGTTCAATGGTAAACTGTTGGATCGTGATGGCTTCGGGCTTTCACTGGCAAATCGTTCATTTCGTTATGGCGATGGGCTGTTTGAAACCATCCGGGTCGAAAACGGGAAAGTCCTATGGGCTGAAAGACATTTTCAGCGCCTCTCAAAAGATTCAGGCTTGCTGAAAATGGAACTTCCCAGTGGCTATGATCAGGAAAAGTTTGCCCGGGATATTCTGAATCTTTACAGGGAAAACCATAAGGAGGACGAACCCGCACGGGTCAGGTTTGCCCTGTTTCGCCAGGAAGGGGGCTTTTATACACCACAACTAAATGGGGTGGATTACCTGATTGAAACTTCCCCCCTCAAAAGCGCTTATTACAGCCTCAATAAGAAAGGCTTGCTTGTTGACATCTTTGAGGATTACTATAAATCCTGTCATGCATTAAGCAACATCAAAAGTTCAAGTGCACTGGTCTATGTGATGGCCGGGATCTTTTGCAAAGAAAAGGGCCTGGACGATTGTCTGCTGATCAATGATGAACGCCTCCTGGCTGAAGCCACCAGCTCAAACCTGTTTCTGGTAAAAGATAAGCGAATAGTGACCCCATCGCTTGACCAGGCTTGCGTGGAGGGTGTCATGCGATCGGTAGTCATCGATCTGGCAAGAAGCCAGGGCATCGGGGTGGAAGAACGCCCCCTTGAGTCTTTCGAATTGTCAGATGCCGACGAGATATTTCTCACCAATGCCATCTCAGGCATTCAATGGGTGGTAGGTTTCCGTGAAAAACGCTTTTACAACAAAATGGCCAGGACTTTGGAAGGATTGCTGAATCGTGCAGCCAGGGACTATGTTCTTAAACACCATTAA